The sequence GCACCACGCTGATCCCCTGCTGGACGGCCCACCGAAGCGCGATCTGGGTCGGCGACTTCCCGTATTTGCGGGCCAGCCGTATCACCGCGGCCTCGCCGAGCATGCCCTCCTTCCGCCCGGTCGGGTGCCACGCCTGGGCGTGAATGCCGTTGTCCTCCATGAATTCGCGAAGTTCCGTCCGCGCCATCGCCGGCGAGCACTGGATCTGGTTGAGGGCAGGCCAGCGGCCGGTCTCGTCGTAGAGCGCCTGCAGCTGGTGTTGCTTGAAGTTCGAGACACCCGCGGTACGGATGAACCCCTCGTCGGCAAGGGTCAGCAGCGCCTTCCACGACTCGACCGTGCGGCCGAGACTCGGACAGGGCCAATGGATCAGGTAGATGTCGATGTGGTCGACAGCGAGGCGGCGCGCGCTGTCCTTCGCCGCGTTGATCGCCTCGTCGAAGCCGTGGTCTCCACCGCCGAGCTTGGTCTGCACCACCACGTCGTCGCGGGGGACCCCGGACTGCCGCAGACCCATCCCGACGCTGCGCTCATTGCTGTACCGGCTCGCCGTGTCGATCATGCGATAGCCGGACCGCAGGGCTCCCGCGACAGCCGAGACACTGGGTCGTCCCAACAGGCCCGACGTCCCGAGCCCGACCATCGGGATCACGTACCCGTTGTTCAGCTTCACCGACGGAATGTCCACTCACCAAGGATAGGCGTATCCGGGCATCTCGGTGAGCTGGTCGAAGACGTGATCTACGCTGCCGTTCATGAAGTCTCACTCGCTGCGCCGGGGCGCCGCCGCATCCATCGTCGCCCTCGCGGTCGCCGGCGCCGCCTGGTCGGTGTCGCCGTCGGCCGTAGCCGCCCCGGAACCGGGCACCGCCGCCCCACAGTGGTCCGGAATGGATGTCCGCGACTACCCCGGTCCGGTACCCGCAAAGGCCGGCACCCTGATCTCGCAGGTCCCCCTCGACGCCGGACTCGGCGTGCCCGGCGCGGCCAGGTCATACCGGATTCACTACGCGACGCCCGATCAGCACGGTCGTCCGGCGTCGAGCACCGGCGCCGTCTTCGTTCCCGGCGGGACACCGCCGCCGGGCGGTTGGCCGATGATCGCCTGGGCGCACGGCACCACCGGACTCGGCGACGATTGCACCCCGTCCGCACAGCCCCGCAGCGCGCGCGACTCCGCCTACCTCGGGCACTGGCTACGGGAGGGGTACGCCGTGGTGGCCACCGACTACGTCGGCCTCGGCACCCCAGGTCTGATGAGCTACCTCAACGGGGAGTCCGAGGCGCACTCGATCGTGGACTCGGTGAAGGCGGCGCGACAGATGGGCCTTCCCCTCGCGTCGCGATGGGCCATCGTCGGCCAGTCACAGGGCGCGGGTGCCGCACTCGGCGGAGCACGTCGGGCGACCGAGCTGTCCGCGGGCAGCGGCCTCGACTACCGGGGCGTGGTGGCCACCGGAACACCGGCGAACCTCGAGTTGATCCTCGGTCTCGGCGGGCCCACGTTCCCGCCCGTGACCCTGCCGGGAGCGCTCAACACCTATGCCGCCTACATCTTGGCCGGGTTCGCCGACGCGCGCCCGGATCTCGACCCGATGTCGATCATGACCCCGACCGGCCGCCGGCTTCTCGATGCCGCACGGACACTGTGCTATCCGGAGATGACCGCGCTCATGAAGGGGCGCGATCTGCGGACCATGTTCCGCAAGCCGATCTCGTCGCTCCCGGGCGGCCAGGCGGCGTTGACCGAGTACATGGGCACCCCCTACTCCGGCTACGACCGCCCGATCTTCCTCGGCCAGGGACTGCTCGACACCGATGTGCCTGCGCCGTCGGCGCTCTCGCTGTACGCCCAGATGCGTGCCAACAACCAGCCGGTCGAGTTGCACGTCTACCCGAACAAAGACCATTCGGGCACAGTGATCGCGTCGATGGCCGACTCGACGCCGTTCCTGGCACGCATCATGCGGTGATCTGCCAGGCTGGACGGTGATGACGACCTACGACGACATCATCATCGGCGCCGGACACAACGGCCTGACGGCGGCGGCATATCTCGCGGCTGCCGGACGCTCGGTTCTGGTGCTCGAGCGCGCCGATCACGTCGGTGGCGCCGCGGTGTCGGCGATGCCGTTCCCCGGTCTGCCCGCACGCGTCTCCCGCTTCTCATATCTGGTGTCGCTCCTGCCACGGGAGATCATCGCCGATCTCGACCTCGACATCGAGCTGATCCGCCGCCGGTTCTCGTCGTACACGCCCCTCCCGACCGACCCGGCGACCGGCATCCTCGTCGACAACGAGGACGCCGCCGCGACCGCCGAATCGTTTCGGCGGGCCACCGGGTCGGAAGCGGCGTTCACCGCATGGGAGTCGTTCGGCACCCGGATGCGTACCGTGGCTCAGCGGGTCTTTCCGACCATGATCGAACCCCTCCGGTCCGCCGAACAGATGCGCGATCTGGTGGTCGGCACGGACACATCGGACGCCGAGATCTGGGAGATGCTCACCAGGCGTCCACTCGGTGAGCTCCTCGGCCAGTATTTCGACGACGACGTGGTGCGCGGCATCGCCGCCACCGACGGACTCATCGGCACCTTCGCCGACCTCGACGAACCGGCACTGCGGCAGAACATCTGCTTCCTCTATCACCTGATCGGCGGGGGCACCGGCGACTGGGATGTGCCCGTCGGCGGGATGGGTACGGTGTCCGGGGCGCTCTATCAGGCGGCGATCGCCGCGGGTGCCGAGATCCGCACGGGCGTCCGCGTGCTCGGTGTCGACCCGTCGGACGGGACCGTCGAACTCGCCGAGGGCCGGGAGGCCGCGTCGATGCTGTACGCCGCTTGTGCGCCACAGGTCATCAACGGTCTCCTCGACGACCCCGTCGACACCGAGGCGGACCCGAGGGGTTCGCAGATGAAGATCAATCTGCTCCTCGAGCGTCTGCCCCGCCTGCGCGACACGTCGACGTCGCCGGAAGCCGCCTTCGCCGGTACCTTCCACATCAACGAATCGGCCACCCAACTGCGTACCGCATGGGAGCAGGCGAGCCGCGGCCAGGTACCCGAGGTCCCTCCGTGCGAGATCTACTGCCACACACTCTCGGACGGTTCCATCCTGGGCCCCGAACTCGAGGGCAGGCACACGCTGACGTTGTTCGCGCTGCACATGCCGCCCGAGGTGTTCGAGGCGCCCGGCGCCGTCGAACATGCGGTCGGTGCCACCCTGGCGTCGCTGAACTCCGTCCTCGCCGAGCCCATCCAGTCGGTGATCGCCCACGATGTGACCGGCAATCCCTGCATCGAGGTCAAGACGCCGCAGGACCTCGAGGACACACTCGGGCTGCCCGGCGGCAACATCTTCCATCGCAGCCTGCAGTGGCCGTGGGCCGAGACCGACTCCGAGGTCGGCGCCTGGGGTGTGGAGACACGGCACCCGCGACTCCTGCTCTGCGGCGCAGGCGCCCGACGCGGCGGCGGCGTCAGCGGCATCCCGGGCCGAAACGCGGCGACCAAGGTCATCGACGGCGGATAGGCCTCGGCACCGGCCTCGCGGGAGGTCGGTGGCGTACTGTCGAGCTGACGTGGCGACAGGGATGGTCATCGAGGCGACATGATCAGAGTGGGTACTTCTGGTTGGCGCTATGCGGGCTGGCGGCGCACCTTCTATCCCGAAGGGCTGGTGCAGCGCCGGGAGCTCGAATACCTCTCCCGCCAGGTGAACTCCATCGAGATCAACGGGTCGTTCTACTCGCTACAGTTGCCGTCGAGCTATCAGGCGTGGTTCGACGAGACCCCGGATGACTTCGTCTTCTCGGTGAAGGGCCCCCGCTTCATCACCCATATGAAGAAGCTGGCCGACGTGCAGGAGCCGCTGGCCAATTTCCTCGCCTCGGGCGTGCTGAGGCTGGGACACAAGCTGGGTCCGATCCTGTGGCAACTCCCCCGAACCTGGGGTACCACGAGGATCGGTTGCGCACCTTCGCAGATCTGTTGCCGCGGAGCACAACTCAGGCCGCCGAGTTGTCCCTCGCGCACGGTGAGCGTATGAACGGGAGAGCATGGACCAGCACCGATGCCGACCGTCCACTTCGTCATGCGTTGGAGGTGCGACATCCCGGTTTCATGGAACCGTCTGCGGTACAGACGATCAGAGAACTGGACATGGCGCTGGTGCTCGCCGACTCCGCGGACAGATTCCCGGTGTTGGACGAGACCACAGCCGATTTCAGCTACGCCCGCCTGCATGGTGATCAGGAGCTGTATGTGAGCGGATACAGCGAAGAGTCTCTCGACGACTGGGCGCGACGATTCCTGGCCAAAGCGGAACTCGGCGATGTGTTCGTGTACTTCGACAACGACGCAAAGGTCTACGCCCCCTACGACGCCCTGTCTTTGCTGAGGCGCGTGCAGAAGTGACGGGGCTCTGATCCCCAGACAGCCACGCCGTACCTTGGATCGTTCCGATCTGGGTCATGGTGCCACGCCCATGTCGTCGGCGATGGCCTGCCTGCGACGGTTCACAAGCGCGAGCTCGATGGCCGGGATGAGAGTCAGAGCGACGTGCACGACCTCGCCGGCGTCGTCGAGCTCCTGCGCCATCACCCGCACCGCACCGGTCTTGCGGCACGGCCGTCGGTCCAGCGCGTCCTGGACACGTTCACGGCCCCGCCGTCGTGGTGAACGCGCAACAGGATCTGATCGCCGCAAACCTCATGGGATGCGCGCGCTGCCGTCGCAGCACTTCGAGGCAGACCAGCCCGATCTCGTGCGGTTCATCTTCCTCGACAGCCGGGCCCCGAGTTCTACGCGGACTGGGCACCGGGAAGCGGAGGTAGACGATCGACGGGACGGATGATCCAACCCTCCATGCCTGCGACCAGGTGTTTTTCATCGCGAACCGACCATGTGAGCGGTAGAGGTACCCTCATGAGCGATGTCTACAGAAGAGCTGTTGCCGATCGAGACCCGCAAACTGATGGGTTGGGGACGCACGATGCCCATCCAGGGCCACGTGCTGACAACCCCCTACCCGGAGGTCATCGCCGAGGCGGTGGCACGTGTCGCCGACCAGAATGCCGACAAACCCGACTATCTCAAACGCGGAGTGATCGCGCGCGGACTCGGTCGCTCCTACGGTGAGAACGCGCAGAACGCCGGTGGTCTGACCATCGACATGTCGTTGCTCAACCGCATCTACTCGATCGACCCCGACACCGCCGTCGTCGATGTCGATGCCGGTGTCGATCTCGACACCCTGATGCGCAAGGCATTGCCGTACGGGCTCTGGGTGCCGGTCCTGCCCGGCACCCGGCAGGTCACCGTGGGCGGCGCCATCGGCTGCGACATCCACGGCAAGAACCATCACAGCGCCGGCAGCTTCGGCAATCACGTCGTGGAGATCACGCTGCTGCTGGCGAACGGGAAGGTCATCACGATCACCCCGAGGGCACCGACGACGATCCCGATGCCTCGATCTTCTGGGCGACTGTCGGCGGTATCGGCCTCACCGGCATCATCCTGCGGGCGAAGATCCGGATGACCCGCACCGAGACGGCGTACTTCATCGCCGACGGCACGGTCACGTCGACACTCGACGAGACCATCGCCCTGCACCAGGACGGCAGCGAGTCGAACTACACCTACAGCTCCGGCTGGTTCGACGCCATCAGCAAGCCGCCGAAGTTGGGCCGCGGCACCTTCTCCCGCGGTTCACTGGCCACCGTGGATCAGCTCCCACCGGAATTGGCCAAGGACCCGCTGAAGTTCGACGCCCTGACGCTGATGAACTTCCCGGACATCTTCCCCAACGGCCTGGCCAACAAGTTCGACTTCTCCATCGTCGGCGAGGCCTACTACCGGATGGGCGGCAACTACACCGGCAAGATCCAGAACCTGACGCAGTTCTATCACCCGCTCGATCTGTTCGGGAACTGGAACCGCGCCTACGGCTCCAAGGGATTTCTGCAGTATCAGTTCATCGTGCCGCCCGAGGCCGTCGAGGAGTTCAAGCAGATCATCATCGACATCCAGGCATCCGGACACGTGAGTTTTCTCAACGTGTTCAAACTGTTCGGTCCGGGAAACCAGGCGCCACTGTCGTTCCCGATGGCCGGATGGAACATCTGCGTCGATTTCCCGATCAAGAAGGGCCTCGCCGAGTTCTGCAACGAACTCGACCGGCGGGTGATGTCGATCGGCGGCCGCCTCTACACCGCAAAAGACTCGCGGACCTCCGCCGAGACCTTCCATGCCATGTACCCGAGGATTGACGAGTGGATCTCGACGCGACGTCGCGTCGACCCGGAGCGGGTGTTCATGTCCGACATGGGCCGCCGTCTCGAACTCGTCTGAACCAGCCCGAACCACCAGGGCCACAACACTTCCCAAAGGAGAATCGACACCATGATCAATGCCGTCGGCGTGCCGCGGTCCGTCCTCGTACTGGGCGGGAGTTCCGAGATCGGGTTGGCCATCACCGAGGAATACCTGAAGAAGGGCCCGATGCGGGTGGTGCTGGCCACCGTCCCGGGCGACCCGGCCGCCGCAGCGGCAGCGGAGAAGATGACCAAGGCCGGCGCGTCGAGTGTCGAGCTGATCGACTTCGATGCACTCTCGCCGGAAACCCATCCGGCGGTAGTCGACAAGGCATTCGCCGGTGGCGACATCGACGTGGCGATCGTGGCCTTCGGTATCCAGCCCGACGACGAGAAGGCCTGGCAGGACCAGAAGACCGCGGTCACCGAGGCGGGGATCAACTACACCGCCGCGGTGTCGGTCGGCGTGCTGCTCGGCGAGAAGATGCGTGCGCAGGGCTTCGGACAGATCATCGCGATGAGCTCGGTCGCCGGTGAGCGCGTGCGGCGCAGCAACTTTGTCTACGGTTCCACCAAGGCGGGTCTGGACGGCTTCTATCTCGGCCTCGGCGACGCCTTGCGGCCGTTCGGCATCCGTGTGCTGGTGATCCGGCCGGGGCAGGTCCGCACCCGCCTGTCGGCACATGTGAAGGAAGCACCGATGACGGTCGAGAAGGAGGACGTCGGCCGCCTGGCCGTCGCGGCCGCCGACAAGGGCAAGGAAATCGTCTGGGCGCCCGGACCGTTCCGCTTCGTGATGATGATCCTGCGGCACATCCCGCGTCCGATCTTCCGTCGACTGCCCATCTGAGGATGGGAGTCCCCGCTCGCCGCACCCGCGACGTCGGAGAACTCGTCGTCGGTGCGGCCGTTGCCGCCCTGATCGCCTTCGTCGGCCTCAAGATCATCGGCGCCGTCGACTGGCCGGCGTTCAACTCGTCCAACGTGAGCCGTGCGCTCACCACCGTCGGCCAGGTGGCTGCCGTAGTGCTGCTGGTGATCGCGGTGGTCGTCCATCGCGCGGGCCGTGCGCGGTGGCTGACGAGCCTCCTGTCGGTGATCGCGTCGGCCGGCCTGGTGACGGTCACTCTCGGGATGCCGCTGGGCGCGACCAAGCTCTATCTGTTCGGGCTCTCGGTGGACCAGGAGTTCCGGACCGAGTACCTGACCCGGATGACCAGCAGTCCGCGGCTGGCCGACATGACCTACATCGACCTCCCGCCGTACTACCCCGCGGGATGGTTCTGGTGGGGCGGACGTTTCGCAAACTTCGAGGGCCTTCCCGGCTGGGAGGCCTACAAACCGTGGGCGATCATCTCGATGTCGGTGGCCGCGGCCGTCGGTATCTTGCTGTGGACCCGGATGGTCGGCGCCACCCGTGGTATCCCGATCGCCCTGGCGGTCACCACCATCACCCTGATGTACGCCTCCCCGGAGCCGTACGCCGCGGTGCTGGTCATGATCGGCACGCCGATGCTCATCACGCTGCTCTACGCTCTGCGCGGCCGATCCCGGATGGCCGACGGCCCGGTCGGCGGCCTGCGCACCGGGACGAGTTGGCCCGCGGTGGTCGCCGCGGGTGTGTTCTTCGGACTCAGCGCCACCTTCTACACGCTCTACACCGGCCTGTTCGCACTCACCGCGGTACTGATGGCGTTCTACCTCGTCGTCCAGGGCTGGATCGGGGCGTCCAACAAGGCGGTTCCCGACGAGACGGTGTCCGCGCGGCGCCGTTCGACGATCGGCGCCGTCATCGGGCGACTGGTGTCGGTCGGGGTGATCGCCGGTCTCATCGCGCTGCTGGTGTGGGCGCCGTACCTGTGGTCGAGGGCGCGAAGCGAACCGGCGAGCGGCGGCACCGCCGAGCATTATCTGCCCGAGCGCGGATCCATCCTGCCGCTCCCCTTCTTCCACTTCACCCTGGTCGGGATCATCACCTTCATCGGGCTGGTCTGGATCCTGTTGCGCTTCCGGAAGCGCACCGTCGCGCTCGCGCTGGGCCTGACCGTGGTGACCGTGTATCTGTTCTGCCTGCTGTCGATGCTGGCCACCGTCGCAGGCACCACCCTCCTCTCGTTCCGCCTCGATCCGATCCTCGACGCGACGCTCGGCGCCGCAGGCGTGCTCGGGGTGGCGGAGTTGTCGCGCTGGGCGGTCGGCAGATTCGGCGATGTCCGGTTCGCGATCGGTGCGGTCGCGACCGTGTCCGCGATCGCCCTCGCGCAGGGCGTGCCGGGTTACCTCGCCACGGAGATCACCACCGCCTACACCGATACCGACGGATACGGGAAGCGCGCCGATCAACGGCCACCGGGCGCCGAGTCGTACTTCCCCGAGATCAACCGCCTGATCCACAAGCAGACCCGCCTGCCCGCCGACCAGAACGTGGTGCTCACCGCCGACTACGGATTCCTCTCCATCTATCCGTATTGGGGCTTCCAAGGGCTGACGTCGCACTACGCCAATCCGCTTGCCGAGTTCGACAAGCGGGCGGCCACCATCGAACGCTGGTCGAAATCCACCACACCGGATCAGATCATCCGCAAACTCGACCGCGCGCCGTGGAAGCCACCGAACGTCTTCCTGTTCCGTTACGGGGCAGACGGTTACACGTTGAGGTTGGCAAAGGACGTCTACCCGAACGACCCGAACGTCAGCCGGTATTCGGTGACCTTCGACCCCGCGGTGTTCGCCGATCCCCGGTTCGCCGTGACCGAGGTCGGGCCGTTCGTGGTGGTGGTACGCCGATGATCGTGACCCAGGAGTGATCGTGCCGAAGAGCAAGTTCCTCATCAGCCGAGTGGACGCCGGATCGTCGGTGGCCTACCTCGTCCACACCGACGTCGTGAACTGGGTTCTGCTCCAAGAGGGTTCAGACCTCACGCTGATCGACGGCGGGTATCCGGGCCAGGCCTCCGACGTCGTCGAGTCGATCCGCCACATCGGCGGACGGCCCGAGGACATCCGTGGCGCGCTGCTCACCCACGCCCACGTCGACCATCT is a genomic window of Gordonia sp. SID5947 containing:
- a CDS encoding decaprenylphospho-beta-D-erythro-pentofuranosid-2-ulose 2-reductase, translated to MINAVGVPRSVLVLGGSSEIGLAITEEYLKKGPMRVVLATVPGDPAAAAAAEKMTKAGASSVELIDFDALSPETHPAVVDKAFAGGDIDVAIVAFGIQPDDEKAWQDQKTAVTEAGINYTAAVSVGVLLGEKMRAQGFGQIIAMSSVAGERVRRSNFVYGSTKAGLDGFYLGLGDALRPFGIRVLVIRPGQVRTRLSAHVKEAPMTVEKEDVGRLAVAAADKGKEIVWAPGPFRFVMMILRHIPRPIFRRLPI
- a CDS encoding NAD(P)/FAD-dependent oxidoreductase, with the translated sequence MTTYDDIIIGAGHNGLTAAAYLAAAGRSVLVLERADHVGGAAVSAMPFPGLPARVSRFSYLVSLLPREIIADLDLDIELIRRRFSSYTPLPTDPATGILVDNEDAAATAESFRRATGSEAAFTAWESFGTRMRTVAQRVFPTMIEPLRSAEQMRDLVVGTDTSDAEIWEMLTRRPLGELLGQYFDDDVVRGIAATDGLIGTFADLDEPALRQNICFLYHLIGGGTGDWDVPVGGMGTVSGALYQAAIAAGAEIRTGVRVLGVDPSDGTVELAEGREAASMLYAACAPQVINGLLDDPVDTEADPRGSQMKINLLLERLPRLRDTSTSPEAAFAGTFHINESATQLRTAWEQASRGQVPEVPPCEIYCHTLSDGSILGPELEGRHTLTLFALHMPPEVFEAPGAVEHAVGATLASLNSVLAEPIQSVIAHDVTGNPCIEVKTPQDLEDTLGLPGGNIFHRSLQWPWAETDSEVGAWGVETRHPRLLLCGAGARRGGGVSGIPGRNAATKVIDGG
- a CDS encoding aldo/keto reductase, with product MDIPSVKLNNGYVIPMVGLGTSGLLGRPSVSAVAGALRSGYRMIDTASRYSNERSVGMGLRQSGVPRDDVVVQTKLGGGDHGFDEAINAAKDSARRLAVDHIDIYLIHWPCPSLGRTVESWKALLTLADEGFIRTAGVSNFKQHQLQALYDETGRWPALNQIQCSPAMARTELREFMEDNGIHAQAWHPTGRKEGMLGEAAVIRLARKYGKSPTQIALRWAVQQGISVVPKSSHAGRQIENADLFDFEFDPDDLSALAELDRGEKAARDSDVEEEF
- a CDS encoding prolyl oligopeptidase family serine peptidase yields the protein MKSHSLRRGAAASIVALAVAGAAWSVSPSAVAAPEPGTAAPQWSGMDVRDYPGPVPAKAGTLISQVPLDAGLGVPGAARSYRIHYATPDQHGRPASSTGAVFVPGGTPPPGGWPMIAWAHGTTGLGDDCTPSAQPRSARDSAYLGHWLREGYAVVATDYVGLGTPGLMSYLNGESEAHSIVDSVKAARQMGLPLASRWAIVGQSQGAGAALGGARRATELSAGSGLDYRGVVATGTPANLELILGLGGPTFPPVTLPGALNTYAAYILAGFADARPDLDPMSIMTPTGRRLLDAARTLCYPEMTALMKGRDLRTMFRKPISSLPGGQAALTEYMGTPYSGYDRPIFLGQGLLDTDVPAPSALSLYAQMRANNQPVELHVYPNKDHSGTVIASMADSTPFLARIMR
- a CDS encoding galactan 5-O-arabinofuranosyltransferase, whose product is MGVPARRTRDVGELVVGAAVAALIAFVGLKIIGAVDWPAFNSSNVSRALTTVGQVAAVVLLVIAVVVHRAGRARWLTSLLSVIASAGLVTVTLGMPLGATKLYLFGLSVDQEFRTEYLTRMTSSPRLADMTYIDLPPYYPAGWFWWGGRFANFEGLPGWEAYKPWAIISMSVAAAVGILLWTRMVGATRGIPIALAVTTITLMYASPEPYAAVLVMIGTPMLITLLYALRGRSRMADGPVGGLRTGTSWPAVVAAGVFFGLSATFYTLYTGLFALTAVLMAFYLVVQGWIGASNKAVPDETVSARRRSTIGAVIGRLVSVGVIAGLIALLVWAPYLWSRARSEPASGGTAEHYLPERGSILPLPFFHFTLVGIITFIGLVWILLRFRKRTVALALGLTVVTVYLFCLLSMLATVAGTTLLSFRLDPILDATLGAAGVLGVAELSRWAVGRFGDVRFAIGAVATVSAIALAQGVPGYLATEITTAYTDTDGYGKRADQRPPGAESYFPEINRLIHKQTRLPADQNVVLTADYGFLSIYPYWGFQGLTSHYANPLAEFDKRAATIERWSKSTTPDQIIRKLDRAPWKPPNVFLFRYGADGYTLRLAKDVYPNDPNVSRYSVTFDPAVFADPRFAVTEVGPFVVVVRR